In the genome of Triticum urartu cultivar G1812 chromosome 5, Tu2.1, whole genome shotgun sequence, one region contains:
- the LOC125505959 gene encoding E3 ubiquitin protein ligase DRIP2-like has translation MGHAPGVARVRRALLAPCVTCPLCDGYFREASAFTECGHTFCRECIMKKIDEEEIEACPVCDVALGITPEEKLRADISIQAIRNYLFPPKADVDAFEAPTITLPAKRKERSISSLVETPKMATQSTLTGRRTKAARRTITSQTFSLGKLPNKSEDRYQMAEKASALKSTKMTTSANKKQNSVDISEDGKNHGTIDKEELEKPLRSLVVASAKKSQNPSPCLKESHKNKTTTEHTPRESPEADSPDGITTQVWFSLVTSPNQVEAKLLPQLEKNFYRIKDGTMRVSSILRLIMKKLELASDDKVEILCHDESVCPSTTLHGLLERWLSCKPKEEVLRPVGAPANEFVMELRYRRCPGSRPLCCTMKIASLPCHCST, from the exons ATGGGGCACGCGCCGGGGGTAGCTCGCGTGCGGCGGGCGCTGCTCGCCCCGTGCGTGACGTGCCCTCTCTGCGACGGCTACTTCCGGGAGGCCAGCGCCTTCACCGAGTGCGGCCATACCT TTTGCCGGGAATGTATTATGAAGAAAATAGATGAGGAGGAGATCGAAGCCTGCCCAGTATGCGACGTTGCTCTTGGGATCACTCCTGAAGAGAAACTCAG GGCTGATATAAGTATTCAGGCTATCAGAAATTATTTGTTTCCACCTAAGGCAGATGTAGATGCTTTTGAGGCTCCAACTATTACATTGCCAGCGAAGAGAAAAGAGAGGTCCATTTCTTCCTTGGTTGAAACCCCAAAGATGGCAACACAGTCTACTCTGACAGGACGGAGAACCAAAGCTGCAAGAAGGACTATCACATCCCAGACGTTTTCTCTCGGTAAATTGCCAAATAAATCTGAAGACCGCTATCAGATGGCTGAGAAGGCCTCGGCACTAAAATCTACCAAGATGACAACATCTGCAAATAAAAAACAG AACAGTGTAGATATTTCTGAAGATGGAAAGAATCATGGGACGATTGACAAGGAAGAGCTTGAGAAGCCCTTACGGAGTTTAGTCGTGGCAAGCGCGAAGAAATCGCAGAATCCAAGTCCTTGTCTCAAGGAAAGTCACAAAAATAAAACAACCACAGAGCATACTCCGAGGGAAAGCCCAGAAGCAGACTCGCCTGATGGAATAACTACCCAAGTCTGGTTTTCACTAGTCACTTCACCGAACCA GGTAGAAGCTAAACTGTTGCCTCAGCTAGAAAAGAATTTCTACAGAATTAA AGATGGAACTATGCGGGTATCCTCCATCCTGAGGCTGATTATGAAAAAACTTGAGCTAGCAAGTGACGATAAG GTGGAGATCTTATGCCATGATGAGTCGGTGTGCCCCTCGACAACGCTGCACGGCCTACTCGAGCGGTGGCTGAGCTGCAAGCCGAAGGAAGAGGTCCTGAGGCCGGTGGGTGCTCCGGCGAATGAGTTTGTGATGGAGCTGCGCTATCGCCGGTGCCCAGGGTCCAGGCCCCTTTGCTGCACGATGAAGATAGCGTCCCTCCCCTGCCATTGCAGCACCTAG